The genomic DNA tatatatatatgtatatataataattgttcatttacACTGCTAATTATGTTTATATCTTTATCTGGTATTTTAACTAGTGATGtcaattgattaaaaacacaactaatttatcaaactttttttttaattaatcagaattaatcccacctaatattaatgttttaaaaataattttatattccaataatttcacttttaatcttcaaattaatgaaaCAACGTAAAGagagtatatttttaatatttgtttaatggcatCTTTTTATGACAGAAGGCGAGTTTCACTGATACCAATGctactgatgtctctaggaagttctagtataattgagagctatcagtttaaacatttcttatacttaaaaaataatttctaatttaagtgaacttaaaaccgTCTTCACATTAACTTgtccttcagcaagtaggaaatatacagaaattgaagttatcaaacactaaattctaaattaaatatagatgaatcctcAAAGCTACAAAGGTTATGGATTTcctctttcttcttttgttttttgattaacaatCATCACATCAGCTGTGCATCGACACGCATGGTATTTACTCACAACTCTTTACCTTTTATGACCCATCTCAGGTCTTAAATTCTCTGTAATGAGCTGACGAGTTGAATTGggtgtgttagatgagggagCTGCAGTGCTCCAGGACAGTTTTGAAAACCACTTAATTTCAGAGACTTGTTCTTAAATGTAACTCTTATGTAACAAATACTTACTTGCATGCacagttttaaggcagctttaATCACCTTTTAGTAACTTTATGACTTATATTGAAATGATACAGGCTATAGTGTGTGTCGCCGTATTTGTGCATGCAATTAAAGAGCTTGTGCCACAAACACAGTATAACAGCTGACAAGACAggaaaatttgtttttactggCATAcggcctgacaacatctcatctaaATGCAGTTCACtgatgttctactgaagctccaTGTAAACATGAAGCCATGTAAACATTCATGTGTGATGTCATGTGACCGTGGGAAAATTTGGAAGTGTCATTAATTATGTTAGAATTAAAGCACTTGTTGTGGGAAGGGGTTAGTTGGAAGGAAGGGGGTGAGCGTGGGAGCACAAATTTGTTTGTTGACCCTAAATTCATCGAGATACTTGCCTTGATtcaaaaataatctttaaattcTGCAAGAAATccttcaatgttttttttttgtcatcaaaTAAATTGCAAGATGCAAATGTAATAGGTGATTGACACATCACAAGTTATTCCCGCACTCAGCTCCTGCGGCTTCGGTTGGCTTTTAGCCGCTACACATTTTCTGGCACCGAAGTGAAGTTGGAGAGCGCATCTGAAAAGTATCCGATTTAATGTGGTCGTAAAGATGTTCTGCATCTAAGTAAATCCAATtattgtcaagaaaaaaagagacagaagcagcagttgtgagtggagTGGCCTCTTTAATtgcactaaatatttttaacttgttgaactgaaaaaaataatcacttGTTTTGATGCACTAATTTTGACAacactaattttaatatttatagtgTCACATAGAGAGATGCATTTGTGAAAGCATTCACTTGTATTTAACatcttttgtatttaaaaagtgtGAATGAAATTATCCTGAAGTGCTTTTTAAAGtgattgtttaaataatatatgaagATGTACTTAAATATGGTAAATCAAAGGATTCACTTTGAATCTCTCTCTGTTATAGTTCAGTTCAGCAGAAGAGATCAGAACcagagtccagctgtgtgtctatgaggagTGACACGTCTATGAATCAGCCATTAGATTATAAGAGTGAAGATACAAAGACTGATCTCAGGTCTaaaatttctgtaaaaaaatatttatttattatacagaaTACATAAAAGACACTGTGCTCATTAGCTTATTTAATgatacagtattttaattttgcaggCATGAAGTCCTCAACACGTTTAGATCAAATCTAATGAAGAAGTTTGAGCGTCTTTATGAGGGAACAGTGACGCAGGGAAACCCAACACTCctgaatgagatctacacagagctctacatcacagagagtgagagtggagagatcagtaatgagcatgaggtgagacagattgagacacaatccaggagagcagcaacagaggacacagccatcaaatgcaatgacatctttagacCTTTACATGGACAAGACAAAGccatcagaactgtgctgacaaagggagtcgctggcattgggaaaacagtctctgtgcagaagttcatcctggattgggctgaagggaaagagaatcaggacgtccagctcatatttccacttcctttcagagAAATCAACTTGATGAAGGACAAAACACTCAGTCTTTTAGATCTTCTTCATGTCTTTTTCCCTGAATCTAAAGAAATGGAGAAatcctttgatgaatataaagtgttgttcatctttgatggtctggacgAGTGTCGACTGTCTCTAGATTTTCAGAGTGATGTGAGGTTGTGTGATGTAAGTGAATCAGCCTCAGTGGACGTGCTGCTGATGAACCTCATTGTGGGGAATCTGCTTCCCTTTGCTCtaatctggatcacctccagaccagcagcagctgatctcGTCCCCTCTGAGTGTGTCCATCGAGTGACAGAAGTACGAGGCTTCAATGAGccacagaaggaggaatatttcaggaagagaatcagtgatcagAGTCTGGCCAACAGGATCATCTCACACCTGAAGTCATCGAGGAGCctctacatcatgtgccacatcccagtgttctgctggatctcagccgcTGTTCTAGAGAAGATGTTGAGTCAAGCAGAAAGTGGAgagattcccaagactctcactcaaatgtacacacacttcctgatccTTCAGACCAACATCAAATGTGAGAAGGACTATGAGAAAAAGGTGACAGACG from Labeo rohita strain BAU-BD-2019 unplaced genomic scaffold, IGBB_LRoh.1.0 scaffold_280, whole genome shotgun sequence includes the following:
- the LOC127160037 gene encoding protein NLRC3, with amino-acid sequence MDDTQTSTDEDFSPGCSSVQQKRSEPESSCVSMRSDTSMNQPLDYKSEDTKTDLRHEVLNTFRSNLMKKFERLYEGTVTQGNPTLLNEIYTELYITESESGEISNEHEVRQIETQSRRAATEDTAIKCNDIFRPLHGQDKAIRTVLTKGVAGIGKTVSVQKFILDWAEGKENQDVQLIFPLPFREINLMKDKTLSLLDLLHVFFPESKEMEKSFDEYKVLFIFDGLDECRLSLDFQSDVRLCDVSESASVDVLLMNLIVGNLLPFALIWITSRPAAADLVPSECVHRVTEVRGFNEPQKEEYFRKRISDQSLANRIISHLKSSRSLYIMCHIPVFCWISAAVLEKMLSQAESGEIPKTLTQMYTHFLILQTNIKCEKDYEKKVTDEDVILKLGKVAFQQLVKGNLIFYKEDLRECGIDVTEASVYSGLCTQIFREEFGLYQGKVFCFVHLSIQEHLAAVYVHLSWTNNNINVFDQSTKQNAPSKVKDWFQLLFKHVSLSELHQRAVDEALQSKNGHLDLFLRFLLGLSVESHQILLQRIMMLKRNSSDSNEKTVEYIKKKIRTIESPEKSINLFHCLNELGDNSLVEEIQQYLKSGTIREAKLSSSQWSAVVFVLLTSEEKLDKFDINDFVCGTNKTIKLKVLQKLLPVIKESRSVWLRDCDITDEGCAALASALRSNPSHLRHLDLSENNIGNSVNLLFDVLQNPQCKLEILCLGLSVCRYRSSFLRMS